The genomic DNA GTCATATTCCATTGTTTTCGCCGCACCTTCGAAATAATTTTCCTTAGCGAATTCCGGATGATCCTTCACATGTTCAGATAGATCCACAAGCGCACCTGCATCTGCAAATTCAGATACCCAGGTCGTACCCAACTGGACAACGTCTGGTCCTTTTTGGGAAGCAACCGCTGTCAGCAATTTATCATGAGCGTTCTCCCAAGGAATGGCTTGCACATCCACTTTAATCTCTGGGTGCTCGTCCTCGAATTTCTTCGCTATTTCATTCAGCTTCTTTCCTTCCTCACCCATTGCCCAGACTGATATTGTTTTCTCATCATCACCAGACCCATTCGAGCAACCTGCGAGCATTGTAGAAAGCACCATCACACTTGCAAGTATTGATAAACCAACCTTCGTAAACATCTCACTTTCTCCCTCCCAATTTGATTTTTCTAATTTTTTTAAATTTTTTATCTCTAAATATAGTCTAACAAAACGTGACAACACCAGCGTTTTCCATCCTTTGGTTGTCTTCCCCATACTTTTCAGGTTATTGAAACGTTTCAATAACTTGATTATAATCAAGTATGAATCCGCTTTCAACATAGAATAATAACATTTAACATAACACTAATATGCGGGGTATCTCTAATACCAAAGCTTAAGGAGGGAAAAGAATCATACATAAATCCTCATAACGATGAAGGATTACATCTCACTTCGGCGAATTGGTGAAACGTTTCGAAAAATATCAGCTTTCAAAGAATGATAGGAGGAAATCGATGATTAAACAGCATTCTTCAACTCTTGTAAACGAAATGACATTGGATGAAAAAATCGCTCAGTTGATACAGCTTGCGACACATTTTTATAAAGGGGCAACCGAAGAAGGTCAAATCACCGGTCCAATTGAAGAAATGGGCATTACCGGAGACACCGTCCAAAACAGTGGATCGGTTCTGGGTGCTTCCGGTGCAAAGACGACCAAATCCATCCAAAAGGCCCACCTGAACGACAATCGTTTAGGGATTCCATTATTATTCATGTCGGATATCATCCACGGGTATAAGACCATCTTTCCAGTACCATTAGCCATGGGATGTTCATGGGATTTGGAATTGGCGGAAAAAAGTGCAGAAATTGCAGCCAAAGAAGCAGCTGTATCAGGCGTCCATGTCACTTTTTCCCCTATGGTTGACCTAACCCGTGACCCTCGCTGGGGACGAGTGATGGAATCCACTGGAGAAGATCCATTCTTGAACAGTGAATTTGCGAAAGCTTTAGTAAGAGGGTATCAAGGAGAAGATTATACGAAGGACAATGACCGGGTTGCTGCATGTGTAAAGCACTTTGCTGCTTACGGCGCTCCAGAAGGTGGCCGTGATTATAACACTGTCGACATGTCAGAAAGACAGCTTCGTGAGTATTACCTCCCAGCATACAAAGCAGCGTTGGATGAAGGTTGTGCGATGGTCATGACGGCATTCAATATTCTCGATGGTGTTCCTGCTACCGGAAACAAAAGATTGATGCGTGATCTCCTTCGTGAGGAGTGGGGCTTTGACGGTGTCGTGATCTCCGATTGGGGCGCCGTCAAGGAATTGATACATCACGGATATGCAGAAGATGAAAAGGATGCCGCTCAAAAAGGGTTAAAAGCGGGTGTTGATATTGAAATGATGACACCTTGTTACGTCCATCATCTCAAGACACTAGTAGAGGAAGGAAGCATAAGTGAAAGCTTGATTGATGAAGCCGTCCTGAGAATATTGGAACTGAAAGAAAAACTTGGTTTGTTCGAAAATCCTTACCGAGCTGCAGATGAAGAACGTGAAAAAGAAATTGTGTTCTCTGAGTCTCACCGTAAAGCAGCAAGAGAGCTTGCCGCGAAATCATCTGTTCTTCTGAAAAATGAAGGTGTACTTCCTCTGGATAGGGAGCAAAAGGTCGCTTTGATCGGGCCGTTCGCCGAGCACGATGACCTGCTTGGTCCATGGTCGTGGATCGGCTCTAGAGAAGACGCCGTTAAAGTACGTGAAGGATTCGAATCAAAAATCGATTCACGACAGCTTTCAAGTGCAAAAGGCAGTGACATTTCAGCTGTGACTTCATCCCAAATCAATGAGGCACGTCGTTCAGCAGAAAATGCCGATGTCATCGTCCTTGCTTTAGGTGAAGAATCAGATATGAGTGGTGAAGCCGGATCTCGTGCTGATATACGATTGCCAGAGGCACAGCTTAAATTGGTCGAAGAAATGAGTAAACTGAATAAACCGATGGTAGCTGTTTTGTTCAATGGACGACCGCTTGATCTACACGGTGTCGTGGATAAAGTTGACGCTGTATTAGAAGCCTGGTTCCCTGGATCTGAAGCAGGGTCCGCTGTAGCTGACCTCCTTTATGGAGACGCAAACCCTTCTGGAAGACTGACGATGTCCTTCCCGTATTCCGTCGGTCAAGTACCTGTCTACTATAATCGGTATAATACGGGACGCCCACAGAAGAAAGGCGTTCAAGAACGTTTCGTCTCCCAATATCTTGATATTCCGAATGAACCATTGTTTCCATTCGGATTCGGTCTTAGCTACACGACGTTCTCTTACAGTGACGTGACGTTATCGAGTTCCGTCATAAAGCCTGAGCAACCCCTTCATCTTACCGTTAATGTGACGAACACAGGTGAGGTTGCAGGTGATGAAGTGGTACAGCTTTATGTACGTGATATAACCGGGGAAGTCGTACGTCCGCTTCGAGAATTGAAAGGGTTCAAGAAGATCTGGTTAGAGCCTGGTGAAACGAAGGAAGTTGCATTCACTTTAACGGAAGAGCAATTACGCTACTATCATTCTGATTTGTCCCATGAAAGTGACGCTGGTAAATTCAATTTATATATTGGAGCGAACAGCCGAGATGCGGCAGAATACGCATTCGAGCTAATCAAATAAAAAAGAAGTGCAAAAAAAGACTGAGTGACAGATCGAATCTGTTACTCAGTCTTTCTTTATAGAGGCTACTTCTGTATTTAAACAAATGGCATCTCTCTGAGCAATCAAGCACAACTCAGCTGCCTTGAACGTGTGGGATTGCCGCATCGCATTTTCTGTGCCGTTCAAACAATCCAGGATCAAATCACCGAAGTAAGGAAAACCGACCTCTCCATTCAATGAAAAATGGTGTTCTCCTTGACCATTGACCAAATAGAGATGATCCCCGCTCTTGTCCCTTGCAATATCAATGTATTTTCTCAATTCGATATATCCTTCTGTTCCTAGAATGAATGTACGACCATCTCCCCATGTCCCCAGACCGTCCGGAGTCAGCCAATCCACCCTGAAATAATGCGTAGCCCCATTATCTGCAATAAGGGTTGCATCGCCGAAATCTTCCAACTCTGGATAGTTCGGATGCTTATAATTACCGACTTTACTATGAACAACTCTGGCATCCTCTGCCTTTGCAAAATGAAGAAACTGCTCGATCTGGTGACTGCCGATATCACAGAGGATCCCACCGTATTGCTCCTTATTGAAGAACCAGTCAGGTCTACTTTCCACATTGATTCTGTGAGGACCTGTCCCCATCACCTGGACAACTTGTCCAATCGCCCCCTGGTCAATAAGCTGACCTGCATAGACTGCACTTTCCACATGAAGCCTTTCGCTGTAATAAACGGCCCAAATCAGTCCAGTCTCCTTCGTCTTCTGTCGTGCAGCTTTAAGCTGGATCATTTTTGTAAAAGGGGTCTTATCCGTAAAGTAGTGCTTCCCATATTCGAGCACTGTCAAACCAAGCGCACACCTCTCAGAAGGAACAGCAGCCCCCGCAACCAGCTTGATCTCGGGATCTTCTAGAACCTCATCTAAAGATGAAGCCACCTGGACACCCGGATAGGCTTTACAGAACGCTTCCACCTTTGATGGATACGGGTCATAGACCAATTTCAAGGATGCTCCAGCTTCCGTCAAGCCGTTGCACATGCCATAGATGTGACCATGATCAAGACATACCGCAGCAATGGGAAATTCCCCTTCTTGAACCACCCTTTTTCTCTTTCCTTCAGGTGCATAGTTCATGCCATCCATTTTTTGCATTCCATTCCCTCCTCAGTGAAGATCCGCTGCACACCGAAAACCGATATTTCCAGTTGAGCTGTCTGGTGAATTTGAACTTCGGGCAGCGACACGATAACGATTGCAATACGATTTATGACATAAGTAGGAGCCGCCTCTCATCGACTTCACTTGACCTTGTACAGGGCCTTTCGGGTTTCGAGAGTCACTCGTCCTGTGATAGCTAGGACTGAACCAATCCTCGCACCATTCCCATACATTCCCGCACACATTATAAAGTCCATAGCCGTTCGGAGAATAAGCATCGACAGGAGCTGTTCCTGCATACCCGTCCCTTACCGTGTTTTCATTGGGGAAACGACCTTGCCAAATGTTGCATTGATGTTTTCCTCCGACAATCAATTCATCGCCCCATGCATAGGTTCGCTTCTCCAAGCCACCTCGCGCAGCATATTCCCACTCTGCTTCTGTTGGTAGCCGTTTCCCCGCCCAATTGCAATACGCTTGGGCATCATTCCAAGAAATATGTATGACAGGATGATACATCCTTTTTTCAATGGAAGAGTCCGGCCCTTCCGGCTGCTTCCAGAAGGCCCCCTCAACCGCAAACCACCACGGAATATTCGGAACGCTTTGAGGCTTATCCGCCCATGTCTTTTCAGAAATGAATTGATGAAAGACGAACGACCATCCGAACTTCTCTGCCTCTGTAACATATCCGGTTTCACGGACGAACGCTTGGAACTGTTCATTGGTGACAGCATACTTATCAATATAAAAGTGATCCAACGTTACGGTTCGAGAAGGGCCTTCACCGTCTCTCGGGAAACCATCTACCCGATCGGTTCCCATGATGAAGTTTCCTCCTTCTAATAGGACCATCCCTTCTGTGGATAGACGTTTCCTTTTTTCGAGAGTCTTTGTATTCGTTCCGGGATTTTCAGTTCGCCTTTCTGGTGTGCAACAATTCTTCATGCTATGCCTCCTTAGATGGGATCTGCAAGGTTGTCAGGACAGGGTAATGATCAGAAGGATAACCTCCGTTAACTTCGCTCCGATCAATTTCTGTGGATAAGATATGTACATCGGGAGTCGTGAAAATATAATCGATCGGCTTCCCTTTAAAACCGCCTTCAAAGCTGTGAAAGGTTTTTCCAGGTGTTATCTGTGAGAACGCATCTTGTAAGGTTAATGTGTCTGATACGTATTCATCGATATACCGGATGGCCTTTTGATCGGGTTCTGCGTTGAAATCCCCAGTGAGTATGACAGGTACACCCTCCTTCGCATGTAGCTGCTGGATTTTTTCAAGAATTAACTGAATGCCTTTCTCACGTGCCTGTTGACTGACATGATCCAAGTGGGTATTGAAATGGAGGAAGGACTCTTGTCGGTGAATTTTGGATTGGAAGTAAGCCCACGTACAGATTCTTGGAAAATCACTGTCCCAGCTGATGCTTCCTGGAACGTCAGGCTGTTCGGATAACCAAAATTGGCCAGAATTAAGAACCTCCAGTTCTTCTCCTCGATAAAAAATCGCACAAAACTCATCCTCCAATCCGCCTCGACGTCCCTCACCAAGCCATTGATAATCTGGTAGAAGATGAGAGATGTCCTTTAACATCGGAAGTGTTCCTTCCTGCGTGCCGATAATCAAAGGACGATGCTTGCCTAACATATGCTTAACCTTATCTTTCCTGTGTGCCCAAGCATTCTTCCCGTCCTGAGGAAGATCGACTCTCAAATTGAATGTCATCGCTTTTAGTTCCATGCTCTCAAACACCTCCTTTTTCACGTCATTTCAGAGAAAAATACGCCTTAAATCTATGACGGAGCGAATAGGAACAAGGACCAACCAATTAAATAGTTGATCCTCGTTTTTTTCAGTCTTATCAAGTTCTGGTTGATTCAGTTGCTTCTACAAGTCGTTCCGTGAAGAAGGACATGCCGCGTTTAAAGGCTGTCAGTCCATAAAGCATGGAGCTCCAATCAATCAACGTAATCTTCGTCGGATACCAGCGATCCTTCTGCTCAAGATGCCACCAGGAATAACGGTGCAAACCATAGACATATGAAGCTTTGAACTTACTTTCATCTTCTTTATCGGTAGGATTCGTGTATTCATCATATGGAATATGCAAACGATAAAGCGCATAAAGATCATGGATGCCTGCTGGATACACAGGGAGAAATCCTGCTACGATATAGGCCGAAGCAATGTCACCAGGTGAGTTGTTCACCTTGTCAGCATGATAACCACCATGTAAACCATCATTCGGTCCAGCGCCATATCCCCATACATAGGAAGGGACATCCTCATGTTCCTTCCATTTCAGCCGATCGGCCTGGCAGGCATTCATGTAGTGCTCGCGAAATACAGAACTCTTCGCATATTCCGGTACAAGATAGTAAGGAAATTGGTGAACAAATGAAGATAAGAAAGCATTGTTCTCATTATCCGTCAACACGTCAATATCTCGGTAGCGTGCCTTTGGAAATTCGTCCAGCTTCGACTCAGCAAAATTTCCATACCATAATGCTTGGATGTCTTCATTGTCAGGCTGACCTAATAAAGCAAGATGAGCGACGAGTGCATATTCATTGAAGGATGCCAACGACGCTGTTCCTCTGCCATCCTTTACGATCATATTGATGACACCTTTGTCTTTATCGGAAATGACCACTTTCCAGTCGATTTGATTCAAGAGTCTCTGTGCCATTTCCTTGATTTCTGGATCGTTCTTGAAGTGTTCACCCGCAAAAAGGGCACCGGCAACCAATAAGGACGTATCAATGGTTGAGATTTCTGAATTCAAATTTTCTCCCGTTTCCATATCGACGAAATGAGCAAAAAAGCCCGTTTCCGCATCTCGTGTCGGTTGACACCCCTCTACTTCTCCTAAAACACATTTCAAGGTCGTTACGGCTTTTTCGGATGCATTGTCATCCCAGCCCTCCATGTCCGCAACAGTTAGTCCAATAAGACCTACACCAGTCGCGGCAATGGAACACATTTGATCCGGATTCTCGCCAAAGGTCATGTATGCATCTGCATACAGTCCCGTCCTCGGGTGACGAGACGCATCGAGCAGACGATAGGAATCATGATATTGCCGGTCGAAAAATGCTCTTACAGGCTCAGGTAGATTCATATAGAAATCCGTTACTTGTGTCATACGTAGTACCCCTTTCTAAACCGTTTCATAGATTCGCTTGAATTTATCATGGCGGCGTTCCAGTCGTTCTGCAGCCTCATATCGCCCTTCCTCTTTCAAGCGGCCGACATGCTGGTCCAGCTCTCCTTTTGTATGATAAGGACCACCCTCGTGGATGACATTCCACATCGGATCGACAGGAGAATCAGAGGATGCCATTTGCTCAGCAACCCATTCATCCAGCAGGATCATGCCTCGACCGACAATTTCAGGATGCGAGTCTACGAGATTCGTTGTTTCATGTGGGTCGTTCTCAATATCAAACAACATCAAATCAGGGAAATCCTTCATTCCATCATGATAGGTTCGAATCAGCATCCAGTTATCAAATCGAACGGCACGCTGACAGCTCCATGCTGCTTGACTGACCACAAGATAAGGTCTTCCTGATGAGCGTCCTTCCGTCAACGCAGGAAGGAAGCTGATGCCATCCCATTTCTCTCGCTGAGCAGCACCTGCCATTTCAACTAACGTAGGCCCTAGATCCACTTGATAATGGAAGTCTGTATCGATGTGTCCCTGACGGATTTCAGGTCCTGCCATGATCAGCGGGATACGACTTGTGATATGGTCCGCTGTCTGATGATCGCCGTAAATGTTCAGTTCACCTTGATTTTCGCCATGATCTGCTGAAATGATGATGATCGTATCTTCTAACAGCCCTTCTTCCTCCAAGGCATTGACGATCATACCGACATGGTCATCCACATAACGGATCGCTGTATCGTACCCATCGATCCAGCGTTTAAAATCTTCACGTGAGTGGATCTCAGACGGTAAATCCGGCCACTGGTTCCCCGCCGGAACATTTCGAGCACTCATCGGTCCGTAGCTTTCTTGGTGCTCGGCGATGATCTCGTCCGTCAACCACTCCGGAGCAGGATCGTTTTTGAATGGATTTCCATAGGATACCGGTGTCCTGTATGGCGTATGAGGATCCCAGAAGTTCAGATATAGCATCCAATCTTCCTTTTCAGTCCCTCTTCCTTTAATCCATCGTAAGGCTTCCTCCGCTACATCCCCCGCTGTTTCACCTGCTTGTTTATTCGTATCATGGACCTCAAGAAAGCCTTCCAGCACACTCCAGTTCGCATGTCGCCCAGGGAAGGGACTGATCATTGTTGTGTGATGTCCTTTAAAACGCATAACATCTACCCACGCCTGATAAGGTGAGCTGTGGTAATTGAACGGTCGCTCTGCTCCGATCGGACGGTTGTCCGCATCTGTTCCTCCATGATTGACAACACCTGTGTGGATGCCGAATCTGGATTTAAACATCGCATTTCTAGAGGGGGCACAAGGAGCATCTGACGCATAATAATTCGTGAAGCTTGTCCCTCTCTCTGCAATCCTGTCAATATTAGGAGATGTTTCACGGTGGTACCCGTAGCAGCCTAAATGATCGGGACGAAGAGAATCGATATCAATGTAAAGTACACGCATAATCAATCTTCCTTTCTAGTTTTCTTTAATTGCCTTGGACGACTTGTGTATGGTGGTCAGTCTGAGTGATTTTACTGGTTGGTTGGAATCGTATCGTTAATTGGTCATCAACCTTTGCATGCTTCTTGGAGTGGATAACGATCTTCTCATCCTCTCTTTTCACCTCATACTCATCACTTGGAAGTAAGGATCGATCTGTCTTCAAGACGATGATATCTTTACTTTGAGTAAGTCTGAAATCCAGCTGGTCAGGCGTAACAGCTTCAACTTCAGCAGTCGATTGTACAATTGTTACATCTCCCAACGTCATCTCAACAGGAAGCATGACTCCTTCCTTACTATGCAATTCCAGCTTACGACCACCGAATAAAGGACGGCCATTTTCATAGATTGTCATCTGCTTATCAAATCCATCGAGATTCAAAAGATGGATGAAACGCTCGTTTTCGTTATTTTTCGTAGATGTCATAAAGATCCCATGCTGCTCACAATCATGATAGAGGGACGGTCGTGCTCCCAACTCTTCCAAAATCCCTTTGAAGAAAGAGATGGCTGTTGTATAAACCGTCGAAATGACTGTTGCCTTCCCCTTGCCTACTTCCGTCGTAAAACCACAAACTTCATCGGTTCCATAAACACAGAAAAGGGGTTCCACTTCGGTACCACACTCAAACACTTGTGCCACATGTGTCCTGATTTCTGGACGTGCTGCTGCTTTTCCAACACCATAAACCGATAACGCATAATGCTGTTTCGCTCTTCGTGTACCGATCGGCTTGACGTTGAGTGCATCCGCCAAAGTCGTACAAGGACTCGCTTCCATATCATATTGAGGAACTTGACCGTAAAGAAGGATGCTGCCACCCTCGAACAAATAATCAGCCAGCTTTCGTTGTACCTGCTTGTCCATATAGAGAGCGGATGCTAGGACAAGGACTGGCGTTGATTGTGGATCGATCGGTTTATTCTGAATATCGACTGAACCAAAACGGTAATTGGCAAGGAGCATCGCTTTCACTAACGTGTCCCAGGCTGCAGGAGCCCGGTTCGCCTCAATATTCTGATACATCTCTTTCATCTTATCGCTTGAAGGATACCGCGATTCAGTCATGAAGTAATCCGGAATAAACGCAAAGGCGAGATCATCCTTCTCTTCCTCCATGGTTGCCAGCTTGTCCGACACAGCCATCACTGTACGTGTTGCACGTGCCATCCGGTGGAAGGTATAATTCCGTTCGCCTTCAGGACTGATAGGTGCCGCAAAGCCGTGACGTTCCCCAGTATGAGCGATCCGATCATTTCCATCGTTGTATGTTTCATCGAGGCGATAGTTCCGCCCACCAGAGAAAAGATAATAATTGATCATCCTGTTCCCTTGTGCGATACACATGCGCATTTTAAAATCGGCAGCCGACGGATCATACCGTTCACCAATATTCTCGCCGAAGTTCCCATCTCCACAGTTGAACTCGATCGACGTCAAGGGTTGGTCAGGATGGTGGACGGCATCCATGAATCCATTGATCACATACAAATCTTGAAAGTTTCCAATCGTCATATCAGGAAAATAAATGTCCGATCCTGAAATGTACTCTGGTGACTGGGTGTAGCTTTCATAAAGCTGGCTTATGCCGATCGGATACTTAAGGGCACGACCTCCATCAGTTCCGTGGATGTTCACAACGAATGGAATGTCCTTCACTCCGAATTCCTCTGCATAGGACCTTAAAGTTTCCACATAACGGGCAAAACGGTTCCGCATGTAATGCCCTAAATCCAGATGCAGATAAGGTGAGTAAGACTCAGAAGGTGACTGGATCGCTTTCTTCCTCGTCTGTTCCTCATCCAGATTGAAAGGATAACGCTCACCCAGCTCCTCAGGCGTATACCGATTTTTCAGCCAAGACGCGAAATCCTCTAGAACCGTGTCTGTTAAGTCAGGACTGTTGCTGACCCATGACAGCATTCCGATTTCATTATCAAGCTGTAAGCCGATGATGTTCCCACCGTTCACGTAAGTCCTTGGAGCTACAATCTTCATGACAGCTTCATACCACTCGCGCGTCTCTTTTAAGAAGCCTGGGGCCATATAATCCAGCGTTTTTGTCGTAATTGGATTCCCATCCCAAGTAACTGGAACGATTTCAGGATGCTTTTCCATCACCCAATGCGGAATCCCTTCGTTCTTCATTTCAGCCATGATGAACGGACCAGGTCGTACGAAGAAATAAAGATCATTCTCTTCACATAGATCAATAAAACCCTCTAAATCAAGCTCTGGACGGGATTTACCTTTCAAGTCGATCTCGCCATCCCGAGGTTCATGGCAAATCCAAGGAACATACGAAGCTACGGCATTGCAGCCAGCTTCCTTCAACTTATCAAGACGATCCTGCCATTCATGCCGTTCCAATCGGTAATAATGGATTTCGCCGCACATGATGATTTGAGGTTTGCCATCAATGAGAATTTGTTTGTTTTTAATTTCAATCACGTACATACCTCCCTTTCTAAATTCTTCTTAGATTTTCGTCTTACTCGTTCTTCACCGCATCCTGTTGTCGTTCGTCGATTTTCCTGAACATCGGTTGTGATATCCATGTGACATATAACGCAATCAAGCTCCCACCAAAGAAAGGAATTAACGTCGGCATCAGATACATCACCAGACTGATGGCCCCTACACCCAGAATTGCAGCAAAGCTTTTGAACGGATGAAGCATCGCAATGAAAATCGTATTTCGGAACAACTGCACAAGCGTCAATTTATAATGGACGAAAACTGGGAAGATCATAACTGCCATCAGGACATAAACGAACAAGAGCATGATTGTAAATGACTTTAAAAGAAAGAATATCGTTGATGAGGACGACGTAAAGTACAGGTAATCGACATATAAAACAATACCGATTAAGGTCAATACCCATCCGAATGCATTTGCTCTTTTGAAATCTTCCTTAAAGGTTTGCCAAAAGAGACGGTGCACGGAAAAGTCGGCATTACCTCTGACCCACCTTCTGATCAGTGCATACATGGCGGAAGTCGCAGGAAAGAATCCTGCAATCAACAAGCCAAGCAATGAACAGCCGATCCACAGCACATTGACATAAGCGAGCCTTGTTATCCAATCAAATAGTACAAATAACTTTCCTTTAAACCCTTTCACTTCCATACCATCATCAACCCAATTCTAGTTTGTTTATCTATGTTTTATTGCTAATTTTTTATTTCTTTGAAATTCACTCGCTTTCCGCGGGCGATCCGCAAGCCTCCTCCCTTGTACAGGATGTACTGACTTCGACGTCCACCATAGGACGTGGTGGCTTTTAGTCGAAGATCCTTTAAAAAATACATTGCGGGGTCTCGCCTGGCTCGCTTTTCCCGCAGGAGTCTCGTGAATTTCATTTACATAAAAAATCACAATACAGAGTCTAACCTTTGATCAACCTGTGACGGTTTTCTTCGTTTTGTTGAAAACGAAGGTTGTCGGTCCGTCGATATGATTCAAGCTTATCGCATCCCCTTCACTCATAGGAGCCGAATCCGTATTCCATTCTGCATTCGACTTTAACTTCAGACTTCCTTCTGGTCCGACTGGTGCGACAGTCAGCTCGACCTCAGCGTCGGAAACGTCTAGCTTGATGACTTCAACTGTTGCGTATTCAATCGTCAACCCATCTGTAAGTTCAAAGTTCCGTAAAAAGATTGCAGAAGACCTAGGTGGTAAAGTGATTTCTTCTCCCTCAAATAGTGGTTTCGCGTTCTCATGGATGACAGCTGTTTGTTCAATTTCATCGTAATTGCTGATGAAGAAGTAAGATTCATGTCCATCAGTCCGTTCAACGAGTGACAAATCTGGATTTGTTGAACGTAAATGGGTAGTGATCCCCATTTCTTCAGCCAGCTTTATGATCACATCCAGCTGATAACCGTAGTCATGTCCCATCGCGATACCTAATACGAGGATTTGTCCGTTACCAACTGATTTCTTGTAGGCTGCTACCTCATCTTTACCAGTCCGGGTGAAACGAGCAATCGCCTTCCCATCAAAACGGGAGAAACGTAGACGTTGCTTGATATTGACAGAATCAATATCCAATACATCCACATAGTCCGTAAAACCACCGACGACCTCCCATTCACCCAGGTCCAATTCATCCGCAAGGATCCGACAAGGCTTTCCGCTCAGATTCTCAACGGGAAGCTCAGGATAGACGATCAACCTACCACCTTCGCGCACATAGTTTACTAGGCGCTCCTGGACACGTTCATCCATCCTCTTTGTGGAGAACACCCATAATGACGGGACTTCCTCTACAGATAACGCTTTCAAAAGATCGACTGCTTCAAATTGAATATTGGCTGCAGTCAACAACCGGACCGTACCATCAAAAGCCGTTTGCTCCCGTTTACCGATAACATCCCCAAGTAAGCCTCTGTCCCGTTCTTCGAC from Pseudalkalibacillus sp. SCS-8 includes the following:
- a CDS encoding YesL family protein, with protein sequence MEVKGFKGKLFVLFDWITRLAYVNVLWIGCSLLGLLIAGFFPATSAMYALIRRWVRGNADFSVHRLFWQTFKEDFKRANAFGWVLTLIGIVLYVDYLYFTSSSSTIFFLLKSFTIMLLFVYVLMAVMIFPVFVHYKLTLVQLFRNTIFIAMLHPFKSFAAILGVGAISLVMYLMPTLIPFFGGSLIALYVTWISQPMFRKIDERQQDAVKNE
- a CDS encoding beta-galactosidase, translating into MIEIKNKQILIDGKPQIIMCGEIHYYRLERHEWQDRLDKLKEAGCNAVASYVPWICHEPRDGEIDLKGKSRPELDLEGFIDLCEENDLYFFVRPGPFIMAEMKNEGIPHWVMEKHPEIVPVTWDGNPITTKTLDYMAPGFLKETREWYEAVMKIVAPRTYVNGGNIIGLQLDNEIGMLSWVSNSPDLTDTVLEDFASWLKNRYTPEELGERYPFNLDEEQTRKKAIQSPSESYSPYLHLDLGHYMRNRFARYVETLRSYAEEFGVKDIPFVVNIHGTDGGRALKYPIGISQLYESYTQSPEYISGSDIYFPDMTIGNFQDLYVINGFMDAVHHPDQPLTSIEFNCGDGNFGENIGERYDPSAADFKMRMCIAQGNRMINYYLFSGGRNYRLDETYNDGNDRIAHTGERHGFAAPISPEGERNYTFHRMARATRTVMAVSDKLATMEEEKDDLAFAFIPDYFMTESRYPSSDKMKEMYQNIEANRAPAAWDTLVKAMLLANYRFGSVDIQNKPIDPQSTPVLVLASALYMDKQVQRKLADYLFEGGSILLYGQVPQYDMEASPCTTLADALNVKPIGTRRAKQHYALSVYGVGKAAARPEIRTHVAQVFECGTEVEPLFCVYGTDEVCGFTTEVGKGKATVISTVYTTAISFFKGILEELGARPSLYHDCEQHGIFMTSTKNNENERFIHLLNLDGFDKQMTIYENGRPLFGGRKLELHSKEGVMLPVEMTLGDVTIVQSTAEVEAVTPDQLDFRLTQSKDIIVLKTDRSLLPSDEYEVKREDEKIVIHSKKHAKVDDQLTIRFQPTSKITQTDHHTQVVQGN